A segment of the Mercurialis annua linkage group LG4, ddMerAnnu1.2, whole genome shotgun sequence genome:
CAGTTAGATTCCGGCTAAATGTTggtgataattttttttcccaATGAAACTTATGCAGTGATTctttaaatttagtaattttattaataaaaatcaaaataaagttaaaagtgttaaattttttaaacatgagagtaatttttaagattttagaGTTCGGAAAAATAAGTTTTGAAAGATAGCCAGtgtatatttttttcttcagaatttttaattttaatttttttcccggATATAGTTAATCGTAAGTGTCAGTGTTAGTGTTAGATTTCTTTTAAATGGTCTAAACTACTGGCGCGAAGAGGACTCGAAGTCGAGATCTTATAAATGCATTTGAAGAGCACTAACcattaggggtgagcacggttcggggGAATCCGGGGATTGACAAATCTCcagaaccaaaccaaaagtcggggatatcaaaaattggatatccggatccgtaccaataatcagttcggttcggttcggagattttatttttcggtacggttcggtacggtGATTCGGTCCTaatggttcggtacggttcggtatgGATATCACTAAAACCacggatattattttatttaaaatgtgatctctactatattataatatattattttgacttttaaaattaactagctactcattcattcatattttttatattttcaactatcacaagtaaataatcatcaataaaataaaaaggcacaacatgtatattatcgttcgatttaatattaattttttaattatttaataagggtacttttaaatattctcaagtctaaaattatatcatttttgttaaaactatgtaatttagtcaatgataaaaaataatgaatatgtgttgttcatattaatttataaaaaatacttttaataattattaaatacttgacaaattcatataattttcattgaaatatataagtattttatttttatgtaaattaataatttttttatatatatagactaatatttttaatatatattatttaattttataaaacaattttaatttttagtaattcaaagttaatacaaataataatcaaatgaaaattagaataatatatatatatatatatatatttatatatatatatatatatatatataatttcggttcttcgggtataagttcggtacttcggttcggtacggttcggttatttataaaagatccagaaccgtaccaataaaattttcggtacggttcggttcggagaaagtcaatggtcaacggatatttttcggtcctggatattttcggtccggttttcggttcggttttggagaTATCCAGGATCCGTGCTCACCCTACTAACCATTTGAATTAAgcaaataatgtataaatttAAGGTTTAAGTTTGAGTGTTTACAATCTTACTTGTAGTAGCATActcttatttttgaaatttatttttggaattGGGCCGGTTCCATACCCTTTTGACCAGGTCAATTCTGGTCTGGTTCCAGTTCGGAACCGACTCGTGGCCAGGGCACTATAGTATATTACCACACAGGTCAGGCAGTTAAACTGAATATATGATCGTCCCAAAACCATCTTAGCCGTCCATATAAACCGtacttttctaattttaatgtATACCCGACCGCTTCTAATCCACAAACACTTCACATTATACACTCGCAATAAGCTTACGTTACCTCAAACACCACATCTAAACCGTCCAAATATAGCGCGTGAGATTCAGATAAACACTTCAGGTGAAGAAATCACCGCACTACACTCCCCAATGCACACGGGATTAAGACACAAGTGACGAATCACTGCGCTGTAccatttttgtaattatttccTCTTTCAAGCCTTAAAATCTAACactttttaatcatttataacTCTCTTTTTTCAACTCCATAACAAGAAATCTCAACGAAACTCACTCTCTGTTATCACTTTACAGTAAATCTTCAAAGGTACAATCTCGAAACCCTAAGAATTTATCTCAATCTTTaattaaattgtgttttaattgcaTGGAGATTGTATAATTATTAGTTAAACTTGAATGGGttgattaatttgttttacATGCTTGTTCTTGATTTTATATACGGATTCTTGCTATTTTATTAGTGTGTTGTTGATGAAATGGGGAAGGGTAAGCCAAGAGCTGTAGAGAAAGGGGTAGTAGGGCAAATCTTGTGTGGGTCGTCGTCGTCAGCGGGGTCATTACATGTACCTCCAGCACCTGTTTATTACCCTAATGAAGAAGAATTTAAAGAACCTTTGGAGTATATTTATAAGATTAGAGTAGAAGCTGAGAAATATGGGATTTGTAAAATTGTACCGCCGAAAGGTTGGTCACCGCCGTTTGCGTTAGACTTGGATGCTTTTACTTTTTCTACGAAAACACAAGCTATTCATCAGTTGCAGGCTAGGCCTGCTTCATGTGATTCGAAGACTTTTGACTTGGAATATAGTAGGTTTTTGGAGGAACATTGTGGGAAGAAGCTGAAGAGAAGGGTGATTTTTGAAGGGGATGAGTTGGATTTGTGTAAATTGTTTAATGCTGTTAAGAGATTTGGCGGGTATGATAAGGCTGTTAAGAAGAAGAAATGGGGTGATGTTTCTAAGTTTGTTAGACCAGGGATGAAGATTTCGGAGTGTGCCAAGCATGTTTTGTCTCAATTGTATTTTGAACATTTGTATGATTATGAGAAGTATTATAATCGATTAAATAAGGAAATTAATAAGAGTTCTAAAAGGGGGATTTGGCAAGATAAGAAATCTAATAATGAGGCTGAGGTTTTGTGCTCAAAGAGGAGGCGAAAAAATGTTGAAGGGGAGAAAGTTAAGATTTGTCATAAGGTTGAGAAAGAGGACGAGGTTGATCAAATCTGTGAGCAATGTCGGAGTGGTTTGCATGAGCAAGTGATGCTTTTGTGCGACAGATGTAATAAAGGATGGCATATTTATTGCCTATCACCACCATTGAAGCAAATCCCTCCTGGGAACTGGTATTGCTTTGAGTGTTTGAACTCAGATGAGGATATCTTTGGGTTTGTTCCTGGAAAGCGTTTTACAGTGGAAGCTTTTAGACGTGTTGCTGATCGAGCCAGGAGGAAATGGTTTGGAACAGGGTCTGCTTCACGAGTGCAATTGGAGAAAAAGTTTTGGGAAATTGTGGAGGGATCAGCAGGTGAAGTTGAAGTTATGTATGGCAGTGATTTAGATACTTCGATATATGGGAGTGGCTTTCCACGTGTAAATGATCAGAGACCGGAATCTGTTGAAGCAAAGGTGTGGGATGAATACTGTGGTAGCAAATGGAATCTCAATAACTTGCCCAAGTTAAAAGGCTCAATGCTTCAAGCTGTTCACAATAATATAACTGGTGTTATGGTTCCCTGGCTTTATGTTGGAATGCTATTCTCTTCATTTTGCTGGCATTTTGAGGATCACTGTTTTTACTCAATGAACTATCTACATTGGTATGTCCCATTAATTTATTACGTCTGCtctgtatttaattttttgaattaaatttgtgCCTGTCTTTCTTTCCCTATCAAGCAAGAAATTATGAAAGAGAGACTTGTTTGTCATACCTGCTGTTTGTCTAACTTTTCCCTCCTTTAATAAGTATGTTGATTTTTTAGTCAGAATAGAGTTTAGGGTTTAGAATTTTTAGAAGCAAAAATAATCAGAtagatttaatatatttttttgttatgatTGATTGAAACCACATAGCATTTGGATAAAAAATGTACATCAGCATTTGAGCTGACTAAAACTGATGAGAAAGAAAATTgcactattttttttcattgtttttgGGCTGCTGagtttctcttttaatttttgtgtcaTAGATGAAACCCTGTCACTTCAGTGGGAGCTATGTCGATGACAACTTTGGCACGAGTTAATTTCATAGGACAATTTTGACCAAGTAATTCTTAATGTTACATGCCatttgaagaaataaaaatgaaagatcaGTTAGTTATCGACTATTAAGACTgaaaattgtaaatttgtaCTTTATGTTCACTTATTTTATATCAAAGAGCAATAGCGCTTCATATCTTATGTATAATAAACTCATTAGGATTAATGTAATAGATCCACAGAAGTTCTTACAATCTGCACGTAGTTCCCCTTCCCCCCCGAAAGTTGAGAATTTAAGTCAGCTTTACACTCACTCACTCCTAAGAAACCCAAGAGTCTCGTTGGTGTTTATTTAAAGTGTGAGTCAAATTGTTATTTGGATTTGTAATGGTATATATGGTTACGTTTTTTTTGATGGAAAAGGCTTATTGTGCGTCTGAATGTTAAAACTTGATCTCTAAGGTCATTACGCTGCACCACCTTATCTTTGAGAGTTGatgccattttttttttctcaggGGAGAACCAAAATGTTGGTACAGTGTCCCTGGTAGTGAAGTCAAAGCTTTTGAGAAGGTAACAATTTTGCATCTATATGTTTGATGTCTTTTAGCCCTCTTTGTTCAGTGGTATCTTTCTTTGATAATTTCTTGCTGTAAGTTTATTACATGATAGCATTAGAGGATTTCATTTAACTGAATTAGGTATGAGGAATTACATTTTTATCTGATAATAGTATTTCTGACATCTGTAAGTTATAGTAGGATATGGTTTTTTTGGATAAGCTGATGTTCTCCTCTCTATGTAGGTCATGCGAAATAGTCTTCCTGATCTTTTTGATGCACAGCCAGATTTATTATTTCAGCTTGTGACCATGTTGAACCCATCTGTCCTGCAAGAAAACAATGTTCCAGTTTATACTGTATTGCAGGTTTGATACTCAAGGACGTGAATGTTACATTGCTTACTTTTAAGTTGGTATACAAGATTACTTAAATTGAAAGAGAGAGCTATTTTGAATGTACATACTACTTAAttaaattgtttcaccttttttgtcaTCTAGAATCTGAATGTAAAATAAGTTCTTATCTTGTAGCTACTGTCAAATATTTATCTCTGAATTTCACTAGATGCTTTTATCATATCTGCCTTTGATCTATCTTCGCTAGGAACCTGGAGATTTTGTCATCACCTTCCCCAGATCTTATCATGCAGGATTCAATTTTGGTATGCTTTAATTAGATTGGAATCGATCAAACTAAAGGAATGGTTATATGCCGACTAGTAACTCATTTGGGTTATTCTGTGTATTCAGGTTTGAATTGTGCAGAAGCTGTCAATTTTGCTCCTGCTGATTGGCTACCTCATGGTGGATTCGGAGCAGATTTGTATCAGAAGTATCATAAAACTTCTGTATTATCCCATGAAGAGCTTCTTTGTGTTGTAACCAAGTTTGTAAGCAATTTTACCCAATGgacattttttttcttgtgaCAAAAagtgatgaaattaaaattctaattatccGGCGAGGCCCATTAAATGATAATGATAAATTGATGCCATCTGAGTGATCAAAGATGCGAGTGTTGTATTTCAGATAAAGAAAATTATAACTAAGCAACTGGACATTTCCATTCCAAATGACTGAAAGTGATATGTTATGCTAAACTTTTTCGGAGATAGAACTATAGAATCCATAACTTCAAAGACTTCATAACTACTTAGATTAGTCATCCTGCTCACTGTGGTCAGCTATATTCCTTAAAGTCTATGTTATTACTTCCTTGGCTTAAACAAGGATTCAATCATTTTCTTGTGTCCGGGAAAGATTCAATCATTTTCTTGTGTCCGGGAAAGATTCAATCATTTTCTTGTGTCCAAGAGCTCCTCTGTGATGGTGGAATTTAATTTGGAGAGATTATTCTTGAAATGGCATTTATTTGATTATGATCTTCTATATTAggcttaattgctttaaaaatcatgaactttagcatcttttgcaaatttaacatgagcatttaatttttgcaatgtCAGACaccaactttcaattttttgtaatttgaaacATCCAACAATTTTCCGTTAAAAAATAGCTTATGTGGACGCCGAAACAATGTATATTCGGGTGGCCACATGAGCATTTTTTTAACGAAAATTGCTCGGTGTTTCGAATtgtaaaaaatatgatatttcgTCGTtcaaattgtcaaaattgaagttcatgttaaaattgcaaaacacggtaaactttgttatttttaaagcaatttatcCTTTATATTATGTATTTAGTTGGTGaactgtttttttgtttttccgtTTTTTATGTGAGATTCTGCAGTCATTGTGAACAACATTCAgcaaaatttgttttgtttctagCAGGGCAATTGTGATAGCAAAGTGTCACCTTATCTGAAGAAGGAATTGTTGCGAATGTATAATAAAGAGAAAAGCAGGAGAGAGAAACTTTGGAGAAGTGGCATCGTCAAATCTTCTGTCATGCTCCCTCGGAAATGCCCTGAATATGTTGGCACTGAAGAGGTAATTTCTTAATTGATGCCCTCAATATGTGTGTTGGCTTCTCTTCATTGTGAACATGCTAATCATGCTAGATGCTCATCTTTTCAGGATCCAACATGCATTATATGTAAGCAGTGTCTCTATCTTTCTGCTGTTGTTTGCAGATGTAGGCCATCAGCATTTGTATGCTTGGAGGTATGCAAACTTGGTGACACTCATGTTAGaagtcttttttattttatcggATTTGGGTTTGTGCTAATTGAtcaaatttttgatttataCTTTGGACTATTTTTTAATCCTAAATGCCGATCTGTATTTGATACTTATGCAGCACTGGGAGCACATTTGTGAATGCAAATTGAGCAGACTTCGCCTTCTTTATCGTTATACCCTGGCAGAATTGTATGATTTAGTGCTTATAGTGGATAAGTGGGATACTGACGATAGATCACAAGGCAATAGCTTAGTGAGGCATAGTTCTTGTTCCAGTGATGTGAACATCTTGATAAAGAAGGTTTGCTCATGTTACCTAATGTAAACTTCCTATGCGATTGACCAGATTAACTTGTGAAAACATTCCATATATATCATTTTGGATCACCAgctctctttaattattgcatttagGCAACACTTGCGATATCATGAAAATAATTTTGCAACTAGAAAGGTGAGATATTTGCTGTCTGAGTATGTATCATTAGCAATAGCCTGGATATATGCCATTCTTTGATAAGCTGTGAAATTTACCAACCTGGAATAGAACAATGTGGCTGCTTGTATTATAGGTTGAACataattaaatgtttaaaagCTATTGATTATCCGATTGAAGATTGGACCAAATCATATAAGCTTTTAGTCTTATGTGATTTATATATGGTTATTGGTTATGATGTCTGAACAGTTGTGATCAACTCCTTCTGGATGGTTGGCTTCTTTTGCATGTTTCTGGCTGTATCTCAGTTGAATGGCTGTTCTTTGGCAACCAATTTTATATGCATAGGGGACGTTATTCCCTTATTTGGTTTATTGTAGGCTTGTAGCTTGATATATGCTTCAGTTACGTAGTTGATAATTTTCTGTTGTGAATGTGTAGGTCAAAGGTGGCCATGTCAGTTTGGCTCAACTTGCTGAAAAATGGATTTTGCAatgttgtaatatttttaagaatCCATACTCCAGCGAGTCATTTGCTACCTTACTGAAGGATGCTGAAGAATTTCTTTGGGCTGGTTCTGAGATGGATCCAGTGAGTTTTGACTTTGGAGATGTCTTCTTATTTTGGTTCTTTCTCCCAGCCTGAGTCTCAGATATACTAATGTTGACAATGCCTTCTGTCTCATTCAAATTAGGTACGGGAAATGGCTGAGAATTTGATTATAGCTCAGAAGTGGGCAGAAGGCGTAAGACACTGCCTTTCTAAAGTTGAGAACTGGTCTTCTAACTGCAGGGCTGATTGTCAACCAGTGGACATAGAGCACATTAATGAATTGCTGAAATTTGACCCTATACCATGTAATGAGCCTGGTCATTCTAAATTGAAGGTTGGTATGGTTTTTCAAACAGTTCGTGCTTTTCTTTTGCTCTTTTGTCTGCAAATTGAAACAGCGCCTGTTATTTTCTTTCACAGGAATATGCAGAAGAAGCCAAGCTGTTGACTCAGGAAATTGTTTCTGCTCTGTCGTCATGCTCTAAAGTATCTCTCATACATGCATCTGTATATGTCTAAATTTGATTGTTCAATTCTCTCTGTTTCAGCTAAAATCATAAGTTCTTTTCTAATGTCACTGCAGATCTCTGAGCTTGAGTCGCTGTATTCAAGGGCTCGTGGTTTCCCAGTTTTTATTAAGGACAGTGAGAAATTGTTGCAGAAAATTACAGCAGCAAAGGTATTGATGTATTCTCATTTAGATCTGTCTGTTATGGACTTCTAGGTCTGCAACTTGGGATGATTTACTCTTGATATAACTTCATTGTTCTGTTTCTCATGGATGACTTGTGGTTAAGGGTTCGTCTTTAACACCGGATAAAACAAATTGTGTCAATCTCAGTCAAAGATTtattttaaagattattaaatttatcaccCGAGATTCAATTCTATTTTTCTGTATGATGGTATCTAATACCGCCTTTTAAATCATTCTctcatatttttagtttttacttTAGTTGCCACTTGTTGATGGTAACTAGAATGCCCCTATAAGGAGTGAAAAAAACTGTCTACACCAAAAGACATAAGCAAGCTGAAATGATGGGttgtgtttggtttaaatactTCAAATTCATAACTTTTGGTTCTGTTCAATTTGGAGTGAAATAACCAATTTAGCCAAACTGAACTAAAAGActattattgttattaaattgTACATTAAATATCAGTTTGAAGTGTATTTTATCAGTTTTTAATACATTTTGTATTATATTGTTACTATATCATGTAATAGATATCAAAATGTTTGTTTAtagataatattataaataatttaaagaattaaaGATGAACCTAAGAATTTAACCAATAAATGAATAAACTGAGAACCgaattgaaatatttttctgTTCAATTCTGTTCTTAGCGAGTTTGATGATTTGAAAGTAAATAAATCGAGATGTTTGTGTTGAGATGAATGGTTACTAATGCACACCCTTAGCTCTTGTGGTCCCATTGTTCTTGGCCAATAGACTATTAGTCGTGAGCATCTTGAATATTTATTGTTCTAGTCATCTTATTGTTTATTTGTTGCTTATCCGCTTATGGTCACTTCTTCAGGAATGGATAGAGTGTGCAAGGAAATGTATCTCAGAAAAGTGCCCTGCCACAGTTGATTTTAATATCCTCAACAAGTTGAAGTCAGAGGTGAATGATTCTCTTACTTACATGTTCCGTTAGTTGTCAATTGCCATTTCTTTTTCCAATCTTATCAATTTTATCCTTGTTTAATCTTTTCATTCTTTCGTTGAATAGATACCAAAGCTTCAGGTTGAGCTACCTGAAGAAGAAATGCTTTTGGATCTAGTAAGACAAGCTGAATTGTGTCAATCTTGCTGCTGTGAGATTTTGAAAGCTCCAATGAGTTTAAAGGTAAGCTTATAGCATATATTCACCATTTTATCCCTAAATCCAAATCTCAAGGGGTTCAAAGGTATTAGAGTTTGAACTTTTGATCAATGCAGAGTGTTGAGCTGCTACTTAGAGAATGGGAAAATTTTACTGCTATCATTCCAGAATTGATGCTTCTAAAACAATACCACCTTGATGCTGTTTCATGGATTGCCTGCTGTAATGATGTATTACTGAATGTTGGCCAACGGGAGGATCAAGACAATGTAGTTAATGAATTACAAGGCCTTTTGGAAGATGGGTCCACTTTGAAAATTCAAGGTTTTTAATATCTACTTTCTTAGTTTTTTGTTATCATAACTGGGAATATTTACTGTACCATTAAGCTACTACTTGCTCAGCTTGATATTTGGTTCATTTATTTGAACAGTTGATAAACTTTCAATTCTTGAGGTTGAGTTGAAGAAGGCTCTTTGCAGGCAAAAAGCTCTCAAGGTAATGTATACCTTTTCGTAATGGTGTTTTTTTGGTTGGGTTAGCATGTCACGGTACATGTTTTTTCTAATATAATATCAATTGCATCTCTTCTGTACCCAGGCTCAGTTTGTTAATTCATATTGATGCCTTACAATTTCCACCTAGTGTAGAATTAATGATTCATGTCCTCGTTAGGTAATctgataataaattattttgggcACTTCTCTTGCAGGCATTGCATACCAAAATGCCCTTGGACTTCATTCAACAACTTATAAAAGATGCTATCTTGTATGCTTCTTTCCTTGAGGCTACTGAAAATTGACATTAAAGGaagatttttgtttttgtttttttgcatGTAGCAGTTAGATTCTTATTGCATACATGGCATTTCTGTCCTTTCTCAGACAGCAGACTGAGAGTGAGAAGTTATTCATTGACATGCGTGGAGTGCTTGAAGATGCTTTTTCTTGGGAGGAAAGAGCAAAAAACGTTCTTGAAAACGGAGCCCAAATGTCAGACTTTGAGGATATTTTAAGGTTTTGGGGCATTTGTTGCTGCTCTTTGTGATTCACTTCAGCTttatctttctttctcttttgataataatttttggGTTTTAATCTTGTAGGAGTGCAGCAAACATATTTGTGCTTCTACCTACTTTAAATGATATTGAAGAGGCTGTAGCAACAGCCAAGTGCTGGTTGAAGAATTCTGAGGCATATTTAAGATCTTCATCATCCACAGGGTCCAGCTGTTGTTTTCCGCTTGAACTTGAGGATTTGAAGGTTTTCCAATTTACTTTGTTGCTAAAATTTAGgttgaatttattaatataactaaaagtttttcaattttatgcaGGAGTTGGTCTTGCAGtcaaaattacttaaaataaccTTTGATGAAAGAGGAATGATAGAAATGGTTTTGAAGAATTGTGAGGAATGGAAGCAGGTTGCCTGCTCTGCGATGCATGATGTAGGGTGCATACTGGATTCAGGTCTTATTCACGACAGACAGATTAATGACCTTACTGCAAAAATAGAACTTGCAGTTACTAAATTACAGGCTATTAAGAAATCTGGGTTTGCTCTTGGTTTCAACTTTCTTGAGATCCCTAGACTTCAAGATGCCTGTTCTGTGCTTCAATGGTGCAATTGGGCCCTTTCTTTTTCCTCTGCTTCCCCATCTTTTGAGGTCAGGAGCTTCATATGTTCATAATCTTGTAACGTTGCTTttctttttacattttattatgcaaagtaatTAAGCATGACCTTTTATTCTTGAGTAAACTATTTCTTTGGGGATAAAATTATGAAGTTCAGCAAGCTGCAATAAAATTGGTTTGTCGTTGTTAATATATATCTCTTTGTTGATTTTGTGCTTGTTGGCAAGTAAAAATTTCTCATagattttaactaattttggaTCAGTATGTGTAGCCTAAGTACCTGTAGTCTATCATGTTTATTGTGTCTTTTAATATCGGAATGATAAACCATTATGGCTTAGGCTTTTTTTCGTCCTTTTTTATGGTATTGAAGCTTGTAAATTGCTTAAGCACTTAGTTTCCTCCTGATCAGCTTGTGTTTAAGGTTTGCATGTCCTATTATTGTAGGATGTTGAAAAGTTGATGGATGCTGCACAGAATCTTTCAGTTACATTTGTTTCATGCTCTCTGTTGAGCTCTTTAATGGAAGGGGTTAAATGGCTCAGGAAAGCATTGGAGGGAATTTTTGTGCGAAGTGATCATGATAGATGGAAGTTGAGTGAAGCTGAAGAGGTTCTTGTGAAAGCTCAGGTACTTTCATGTTATGGTTTTTTCTTCCAATTTGTCTTTACAACTCTTTTCTCATTTAATTCTGATGCCAGGATATCAATATTTCCTTCCCAATGGTGGTAGATCGACTTGTAAATGCTATACATAAACATAAGTGAGTCTTCTAATACTCCGttaatacattttttatttcctttttcctCTTAACATAGTTATTCTGCAAATTTGTAGGAAGAAAGATGCATACATGTCTTATGCATTCTTGGTTATATCTGCATTTGAGATAGCCTACCTATGCTTGTGTTTGCCGTATCTATTCTCTTTAGCTGTGGTCCTCTGCAATAACTGTTGTTGTGGCCGTTAGTCATATGAATCTTTGTTGTAGATAGGGAAGTATTTGATCACTCATTACTATGGTAATAATATATATGAAGAATTCAGATGCGTGTTACAGAATAAGAAAACATATCTATGTGTAAAGTCAGGAAGCTTGGGGATACTTCTTCTCTTTGGCTACATCATACATGGGATGCATACAGATGGAAAAAGTTCTCTTTTTTCCCCTCTCTTCCTTTTTGGCAGAATTGATTGAATACTTTTTTGcctattttaatttcttttttgtgTGGTTTTTTATTGAATTGGAGAGAAGTGAATGGTCATAAgatattttcttctttcttgtTCTTGATCTATAAATTCTGAACTGCTTC
Coding sequences within it:
- the LOC126676375 gene encoding lysine-specific demethylase JMJ17 isoform X1; its protein translation is MGKGKPRAVEKGVVGQILCGSSSSAGSLHVPPAPVYYPNEEEFKEPLEYIYKIRVEAEKYGICKIVPPKGWSPPFALDLDAFTFSTKTQAIHQLQARPASCDSKTFDLEYSRFLEEHCGKKLKRRVIFEGDELDLCKLFNAVKRFGGYDKAVKKKKWGDVSKFVRPGMKISECAKHVLSQLYFEHLYDYEKYYNRLNKEINKSSKRGIWQDKKSNNEAEVLCSKRRRKNVEGEKVKICHKVEKEDEVDQICEQCRSGLHEQVMLLCDRCNKGWHIYCLSPPLKQIPPGNWYCFECLNSDEDIFGFVPGKRFTVEAFRRVADRARRKWFGTGSASRVQLEKKFWEIVEGSAGEVEVMYGSDLDTSIYGSGFPRVNDQRPESVEAKVWDEYCGSKWNLNNLPKLKGSMLQAVHNNITGVMVPWLYVGMLFSSFCWHFEDHCFYSMNYLHWGEPKCWYSVPGSEVKAFEKVMRNSLPDLFDAQPDLLFQLVTMLNPSVLQENNVPVYTVLQEPGDFVITFPRSYHAGFNFGLNCAEAVNFAPADWLPHGGFGADLYQKYHKTSVLSHEELLCVVTKFQGNCDSKVSPYLKKELLRMYNKEKSRREKLWRSGIVKSSVMLPRKCPEYVGTEEDPTCIICKQCLYLSAVVCRCRPSAFVCLEHWEHICECKLSRLRLLYRYTLAELYDLVLIVDKWDTDDRSQGNSLVRHSSCSSDVNILIKKVKGGHVSLAQLAEKWILQCCNIFKNPYSSESFATLLKDAEEFLWAGSEMDPVREMAENLIIAQKWAEGVRHCLSKVENWSSNCRADCQPVDIEHINELLKFDPIPCNEPGHSKLKEYAEEAKLLTQEIVSALSSCSKISELESLYSRARGFPVFIKDSEKLLQKITAAKEWIECARKCISEKCPATVDFNILNKLKSEIPKLQVELPEEEMLLDLVRQAELCQSCCCEILKAPMSLKSVELLLREWENFTAIIPELMLLKQYHLDAVSWIACCNDVLLNVGQREDQDNVVNELQGLLEDGSTLKIQVDKLSILEVELKKALCRQKALKALHTKMPLDFIQQLIKDAILQQTESEKLFIDMRGVLEDAFSWEERAKNVLENGAQMSDFEDILRSAANIFVLLPTLNDIEEAVATAKCWLKNSEAYLRSSSSTGSSCCFPLELEDLKELVLQSKLLKITFDERGMIEMVLKNCEEWKQVACSAMHDVGCILDSGLIHDRQINDLTAKIELAVTKLQAIKKSGFALGFNFLEIPRLQDACSVLQWCNWALSFSSASPSFEDVEKLMDAAQNLSVTFVSCSLLSSLMEGVKWLRKALEGIFVRSDHDRWKLSEAEEVLVKAQDINISFPMVVDRLVNAIHKHKLWQGQANDFFHLKPEERYWSQLLKLKETGKDVAYSCAELDMVLFEIEKIEEWKQGGIEIAQIFLDESNPLLGALEKIKQSLDASLYIYGKSQSSEARTMFMCCSGYIEDQEFLTCSICKDCYHLRCLKPALLDEKSAELYVCSYCHYLEDSSIVPDRAAFLRYGAKQADLSKLIKILFDAEKFSVWLEERDTLRQVVEQALDCKVCLREVLDFESSYLDNDLSLITRKLIIALKAMQSAGVYDHQGHYDLQLALARNSWRMKAKRLLDGVQKPAMQQIRGHMKEGLAINIPPEDYFWKNLTELKQIGLHWADRAKKVVLDSGALGLEKVLELISEGENLPVHLQKELKLLRARSMLYCICRKPYDDRAKVTCDRCDEWYHLDCIKLQYLPKAYVCAACDPLRELSASLHNDNERLTSAKPVEPKTPPCCIQSAEVISIEQKIVPLSDSNIVKNRWSGIDRLWWRNRKPFRRESKKRAELECLSHLFI
- the LOC126676375 gene encoding lysine-specific demethylase JMJ17 isoform X4, giving the protein MGKGKPRAVEKGVVGQILCGSSSSAGSLHVPPAPVYYPNEEEFKEPLEYIYKIRVEAEKYGICKIVPPKGWSPPFALDLDAFTFSTKTQAIHQLQARPASCDSKTFDLEYSRFLEEHCGKKLKRRVIFEGDELDLCKLFNAVKRFGGYDKAVKKKKWGDVSKFVRPGMKISECAKHVLSQLYFEHLYDYEKYYNRLNKEINKSSKRGIWQDKKSNNEAEVLCSKRRRKNVEGEKVKICHKVEKEDEVDQICEQCRSGLHEQVMLLCDRCNKGWHIYCLSPPLKQIPPGNWYCFECLNSDEDIFGFVPGKRFTVEAFRRVADRARRKWFGTGSASRVQLEKKFWEIVEGSAGEVEVMYGSDLDTSIYGSGFPRVNDQRPESVEAKVWDEYCGSKWNLNNLPKLKGSMLQAVHNNITGVMVPWLYVGMLFSSFCWHFEDHCFYSMNYLHWGEPKCWYSVPGSEVKAFEKVMRNSLPDLFDAQPDLLFQLVTMLNPSVLQENNVPVYTVLQEPGDFVITFPRSYHAGFNFGLNCAEAVNFAPADWLPHGGFGADLYQKYHKTSVLSHEELLCVVTKFQGNCDSKVSPYLKKELLRMYNKEKSRREKLWRSGIVKSSVMLPRKCPEYVGTEEDPTCIICKQCLYLSAVVCRCRPSAFVCLEHWEHICECKLSRLRLLYRYTLAELYDLVLIVDKWDTDDRSQGNSLVRHSSCSSDVNILIKKVKGGHVSLAQLAEKWILQCCNIFKNPYSSESFATLLKDAEEFLWAGSEMDPVREMAENLIIAQKWAEGVRHCLSKVENWSSNCRADCQPVDIEHINELLKFDPIPCNEPGHSKLKEYAEEAKLLTQEIVSALSSCSKISELESLYSRARGFPVFIKDSEKLLQKITAAKEWIECARKCISEKCPATVDFNILNKLKSEIPKLQVELPEEEMLLDLVRQAELCQSCCCEILKAPMSLKSVELLLREWENFTAIIPELMLLKQYHLDAVSWIACCNDVLLNVGQREDQDNVVNELQGLLEDGSTLKIQVDKLSILEVELKKALCRQKALKALHTKMPLDFIQQLIKDAILQQTESEKLFIDMRGVLEDAFSWEERAKNVLENGAQMSDFEDILRSAANIFVLLPTLNDIEEAVATAKCWLKNSEAYLRSSSSTGSSCCFPLELEDLKELVLQSKLLKITFDERGMIEMVLKNCEEWKQVACSAMHDVGCILDSGLIHDRQINDLTAKIELAVTKLQAIKKSGFALGFNFLEIPRLQDACSVLQWCNWALSFSSASPSFEDVEKLMDAAQNLSVTFVSCSLLSSLMEGVKWLRKALEGIFVRSDHDRWKLSEAEEVLVKAQDINISFPMVVDRLVNAIHKHKLWQGQANDFFHLKPEERYWSQLLKLKETGKDVAYSCAELDMVLFEIEKIEEWKQGGIEIAQIFLDESNPLLGALEKIKQSLDASLYIYGKSQSSEARTMFMCCSGYIEDQEFLTCSICKDW